Below is a genomic region from Prunus persica cultivar Lovell chromosome G3, Prunus_persica_NCBIv2, whole genome shotgun sequence.
gtttcgatagaagaagccataaaaatatgaaatcaaaatgctagatgaaaaagaggaaaatgttgtgtaaaaagagtgaatattagtagaagtataatgaaatgtaagagtattggtgttgaaagtgaagggtattgataggtatttatagaaaaaaataccagaattttttagaattttttttcatatttttttcacccaaaaaagcctcagccgttggattagaaaggagaagcagatcggaaggcactgagcgcgacacgtggcagcctACCGTTGGCGCTGgcgtcagcgctgacgtcagcgcgcgctgattcaaaatttttttaccgttggcgcgtgcattgcacgcgccaacggtaaaaattTTTTGACAGCCctagctgacgtcagcgtgacgccagcgctgacgtcagcacccGCGTTTTGGACCTGGGGCTGGTTTGgccttcgggctggcccgagttggtgggtcccacaccaaACCCGGGCCTGGGCTGCACGCTGgagcgaaatttttttttttttctgcccttgcctcgggctgggctccTTCGCTGGAGCCACTCTAATGGCAGAAGCAACCACAATTGTTGTTCTTCCTTTCATAAtgataatattaaaaaatataaaaaatctgaaaacgaAAGGGAAATTGGCACTCTTCTTCtactcttttttaaaaacgtggGTCTCTCTCCCTTTGCGTTCTGCATTTTTGAGCTGCTTTTTGCTGTCTTCTCACCTCAAAACAAATCCCCCTGCTTTTCTCTCCACACCCCCAAAACCCACTCTCCATACCCTCAAAACCCTCGGTCCAGACTGAAAATTCTCAAATGGACACTCGCCGACCTCCGCGCACGGTCAGCAACCCGAAGGTCCGACAAGTGGGGTTCTTCTCCTCGCCCGAGCCCATCGCCGCCTCCTCTCCTCCGGTCTCTCACATCTCCCCCTCCGGTAACTCCCTCTCTCCGGTTATGATCCCCCCGCCACGTCACTCCGACGCTCCCCGTCCGGTTCCCTTCCCTGCGGTCCCCGCCTCTCCGGTCCGCCGAGACTCCATACCCGCCGGGAGTTACAACAACTCTTCTGATTTCTTCCCCGCCTCGCCTCCTACGGCGTCGTCCTCGTACGGAATGGTGATGGGCAGTGGTGAGTTCCTGAACGACGTCGTTATGTCGCCGGGTCGAGCACTCAGGGGCAATTCGGTAAGAGCGGCTGCGGGCATAACGACGTCGTCTTCGTTTCCTGGCGGAGGCTTCGATCTGACGGCTGCCGTGAAGGCGAGTAGTGTTCCCGCGAGTGGCTTAACGACGGTCTCCGTGGTCAAGATGCCCATTACTGGTATTTCTGGTAATTTTCCTATTACCATTTGTTTTGATTTCACCAGaaatgtaatttaatttagttttattttatttaagcaATTGACTAtaccaaaaattgaaaaaacgcAGAGAAAGGTAGAGGTGCATCAGTGGAAGCGCAAAGCGAGCGAGGTGGCAATTCGAAGCCACTCAAAGAGAAAACCACGAAAGCCGAAAGGCGGGCTCTTCAAGAAGCTCAAAGAGCAGCTAAGGCCGCAGCAAAAGGTACACTCTTTCTAGGCTTTTATTACATTTCGTGAATCACAAacaatttttaatagaaatGTAATTGAattcaatgaattttattttcttatagtGATTATGAATGTCTACCTTGCATTGTGTTATTAGCCGACGGAAGTAAAACACCTTCTGTTGCTGCTACTGTTACTGCTTCTACTTCGGCAGCAGCGAATGTGAAACCATCCAAGGCCACGAAACTCGTGTCACAAACATCTGTGGCGGCTTCCGAGAAGAAGGGTGGTGGCGAACGCCTGccggagaaagaaagaaagaaagaagttcCTCATCCACGAATGCAATATGATGATACCAGTCGTGTAGAGAAGGCGAAAAGGCGTTCAGTGGTCAAGCAAACTGAGGCCAGGAATAGGGTTGAGCTGTTCAGGCATTTGCCTCAATACGAGCATGGAACTCAGCTTCCTGATCTCGAGTCTAAGTTTTTCCAACTTGACCCCGTGCACCCTGCTGTTTATAAGGTACGTTATATCAGCTTGTTATGGTGTGATTATGACAGAGATCAAAGTGTGAAATTATGGTTCTATCTAATTTTTACTTTCTGTATTAATGTCAGGTTGGGTTACAGTATTTATCAGGAGATATATCTGGTGGGAATGCTCGTTGTATAGCCATGCTTCTAGCATTTCAAGAGGCCATTAAAGACTATTCAACACCACCTGAGAAAAACCTCAGTAGGGATTTGACAGCAAAAATAAGTAGttatgtttcattttttatcgAGTGCAGGCCGCTTTCAGTCACCATGGGGAATGCAATTCGGTTTCTGAAGAGCCGAATTGCCAAGTTACCTTTGTCTATGTCCGAGTCAGAAGCAAAAGCATCTCTCCAGTCAGAAATTGAACGGTTCATAACTGAGAAGATCATACTTGCAGATAAGGTGATTGTAAAGCATGCAGTTAGCAAAATCAGGGATGGTGATGTTCTTCTAACATATGGGTCATCCTCTGCAGTTGAAATGTTACTGTTACATGCCCATGAGCTTGGCAAACAGTTTCGTGTTGTGGTGGTAGATTCTCGTCCAAAGCTTGAAGGCCAGCGTTTACTTCGTAGGTTGGTGGGAAAGGGCCTCAGCTGTACTTACACTCATATAAATGCTGCTTCCTATATCATGCATGAAGTTACTCGAGTTTTTCTTGGTGCTTCTTCAGTGCTGTCTAATGGAACAGTTTACTCAAGGGTTGGGACTGCTTGTGTTGCTATGGTAGCTCATGCATTCCGTGTACCTGTGTTAGTATGTTGTGAGGCATATAAATTTCATGAAAGGGTACAGCTTGATTCTATATGCTCCAACGAGCTTGGTATGCACTCCTAgcatcaaaaaaatttatggtcATTCTGACAGTTTTTGATAAGTCTCCTGCTCTTCTTGCTTGAATTCTCGGGTAATTGTTCCACTTCTTGCAGGTGATCCAGATGCCATTTCAAAGATTCCTGGCAGGGAGGAAATCTATTTGGATGGTCAAGCTAATTGTGAAAATCTTCAACCCCTAAATCTGATGTAAAGCGTTTATCATTTTAGTGATGTGCTTGTTATTGGCAGTTATGACTTATTTTGACTTGTTATTGATTTCCCCCTACTAACTGTGCAGTCCTGTTTTGACTTCTTAATGGCAGTTATGACGCACTTCCTTCAGATTATGTTTCAATGATAATCACGGATTATGGCATGGtaaatcaattttttcttcaattattgTTGCAAGACCTAAAGAGCAGACAATGTTTCGCAATTCTTTATGTTCCAAATTTTGAACTTGCATTCTAGTTCTTTATCATATGACTGATGGCTCATGAGATTTCTTTTGTGGATTATCAGTTTCACCACTTTATCTGGGAAAAAGACTTGATTATTTTGTGGTTATTTTAGGTTCCACCCACAAGTGTGCCCGTCATTGTGCGTGAATACCGAAGAGAACACTTATGGATGTGATCGTGAAAGTGCCTCCTCGGAAGTGGATCGTGATTCGTgaggcttctccaaaattgTGTGTGCATGCTGAAATCAGTGATTCAGTGTCAGCAGCATTTAACAAACGATAAGAGTCTAAGACTAGAGCCAGAAGTTTCTTTTTAGCTTTTGATCTCTCACCGGATTGagacaaatttcttttttcttctttggccATAGATTGAGAAACAAGTTAGACGCGTAAGTTCTTGTGACAGAAGTTTTGTATGCTGTACTTGCGTGTATATGCACCATGCTTTGCTTTCGCTGGGATTATTATGGGATGCGTACTCATGGGTTCCATCTTTTATTTATctgttcttattttttttttcttttttttttttaaataaatggttTGGGATCTGTCTTCCTTTCGCTAAGCCACCAGATCAggatttaaaaacaaaagtccAACTCCCAAATCTGCGAGAGTAGAATTGTTTAATGTTGGGCAATGAAGTGCCACCATGCGGAGACACGTCAATCGATCATTATTCTTATACAATTTTACAGGgccaaacagaaaaatataAGGCTTTTACAACAAGCTTTTtctaagaagaaaaaggaacgcccaggttgattttttctttttggtcaataaGTTGATGTTCATAAGCCAGAATATTCTATGGACCAAAGAACAAAGAGGCCACTTAGCTTACTGGAAATATTTGTCTGAACAGGTCACGTTCTAAGTGCAGATGAACACAATGGAACCCGCCAAGACATGAATAATGAAGACGCATTGCGAAAAGAAAGATGATGTGAATTAAAATGAACAGACAATGAGAAAGGAACGGAGCCTTCTTCAACTCTAATTGAACAAACGGAATTGTTACTTTAATACATTAATCTTTTGACAATAACAAAATCCTGTAATCCATATATAGAGTAAAATTAGGTCTGCTTATATACTATAAGACAGTACAATTGTGCTTACTCTATCGATCCTCTGAGAACGTCGCCTCTATTATTATTGGTGGGAGTAATAACAGCAAGAATCACAAAACCTCCCAGCACAACGACCAATATTCCAAGAGAATTCACCAGCAAAGCCTCAGTTGAATAGCGTGATATTATGTGGTTGGTTTGAAGGAATGTGACTTTTTCTAAAATACCAGTAGTTACAGTAACAACAGCAAGGGCGTAAGTATAAATACCAACAAACACATGCCATGGCAGTAAGGTAGCTCTGCTATTTTTTGAGCCGCCTGGGTACCAATATGTTACAAAACCAGCAGTCCACTGTGCAAAAGAAAATGGGGGTGAAAACCAGATAAAAGTAATTGTGGATAGAAGCTATCTTCTAAGgctagaaaagaagaagaaatagtaTCTATGACGGTACCTGGAGGGTGAAGAGGAATAGGCAAGCTAGACCCAACCATGAATGCAGGCTGTAGAAATTGTCAATGCCCTTATCATTGTGGAACTTCAAAGCAGCCCATACGCCAATAATACTTAAACAAAAGGCAAGGAATTGTAGCGTAAGATGAACAAGTTTTTTGAAGCTTTTTGTTCCTGAAACTGTCTTGTATGCTAGCATGGCTGCATCATTTTAGAGATGGTTTTAATTCATAATCATTTTCGGTAAACATATAGGTAGTCCATACAAGCAAAGGAAATAAAGCTATATGCTATCAAGAACAAGATGCACTAAAAATCTACATAATGCTCTCTCATAACTCTTAGAAAAagcaggaaaagaaaaatatctaaaTACATCTAAAACCCACCAAGAATAGTTCTAACATTCAACTATAGTTACGGAAACTCTTGTAAGTTCAAAGGCAATTGACTAAGAAAGTCTGTGAATCAAATTCAAGTGTAAAAGGTCACTTAGAAACTATATGTGACCTTCACTAACAGTTCGAAACTCATTCTTATAATCCTTAGCATGCTCTACTAAACTCATTGTACTGGCGTATATAATCATCTAAGGCAGTCACGTCAATTTTAAGTCAAGATTACtgggagagagaggaattATGGAGAAATCAGTAACTAGATACTGGGCCAAGCgccataagaacagaaaatTTACCTTCTCCATTTAAGAGTATCAGTCCAATCACCATCAACACAGGATGGACCTACAAGTGACAAAACAACCATAAGTTCATGGAACACTAAAAAGTTAAACAatttagagagagagtaatGCTCTATCAATTTGTCATGGGAATGAACCAAATGCTTAATTTACAAAGAGGAATTTCTCCTAGATCAAAGAAGCATCAATTTCCAGCTCAAGATGATAATGAACCATATAAATTCTAATGTCACAAGTTAAAGATACAAAGttgtaaagaaaagaaacattttTGCATATATTGACAGTAATATGAgcattaaaacaaattaagtGATATAACCAGTACCCAGAAGAAGTGAGCTAAATAACCCATCAACCATTTGCCCAAAAAATAAGGTTCAAAATGAATTCCCAATAGATATAATGacaatatatgaaaaatcaaaattaaaactttaaggaaaagaaattgaaagaagaagaggattgGGAAGAAACGGACATTGAAAATGAGATCTTTGTTGTCTGAGATGAGAGCCAATCCTCCGCGGAAACGTATGGTCCAGATGAGCACTAGAGCAGCCACTATCACTCCTATCACTCTCACTGCCCTGAAGATCGGGAAGCGGACCACTGGAATCGCCCCCAttacttcttcttccttcagcTCTGAAATCTTTCAGAGATAGAAAATTTAGGGTTCtgggaagaaaacaaaaagggttTCTCTAGGTTTTTGGGATTTGGATCTGTTTTACTCTGCGGGCTGCTTCTTGAGGGACGAAGGTGACGGCGGACGAAAGAATTTCAGGCTTTCAACTTTTTCAACTGATTgaccaacccaaaaaaaaaaaaaaaaaaaaaactgtaaaaCTAGGAGGTGACGCGTGGGACTATTAGTCCACGTCGGACCATACTGCTTTCCTTGTCTGcgctctttctttctctggggggtcgtttggtacggcgGACTGTTATGGACCGGACTAAATCCtaggactgtcttggattagctcggattggattaagctggattaagtactgacctacgtttggtgtTGCGTCGGACTAAAAAACTGGATTGTGAAAATAGTGAAGACTTATGTTTGGTGTTGTGTtggataaaaataataattttttaaattttttaattttaattaagaattttagcgtaaaaataaataaaattctaatatttttgaaAGACTAAAACTGtcacatttctttttatttttcttcatccatactcttctctcctttgtcttttcttctttatcttttctgatttcttttcttctttatcttttctgatttcttttcttctttgtcttttcttatttcttttcttctctgccCCTTTTTTCCCCCATTTCTTCCTTCATCTTCACTCCTCTGTATTTTCTTCCCAGGCccg
It encodes:
- the LOC18781731 gene encoding probable transmembrane ascorbate ferrireductase 2; the protein is MGAIPVVRFPIFRAVRVIGVIVAALVLIWTIRFRGGLALISDNKDLIFNVHPVLMVIGLILLNGEAMLAYKTVSGTKSFKKLVHLTLQFLAFCLSIIGVWAALKFHNDKGIDNFYSLHSWLGLACLFLFTLQWTAGFVTYWYPGGSKNSRATLLPWHVFVGIYTYALAVVTVTTGILEKVTFLQTNHIISRYSTEALLVNSLGILVVVLGGFVILAVITPTNNNRGDVLRGSIE
- the LOC18782595 gene encoding translation initiation factor eIF-2B subunit delta, encoding MDTRRPPRTVSNPKVRQVGFFSSPEPIAASSPPVSHISPSGNSLSPVMIPPPRHSDAPRPVPFPAVPASPVRRDSIPAGSYNNSSDFFPASPPTASSSYGMVMGSGEFLNDVVMSPGRALRGNSVRAAAGITTSSSFPGGGFDLTAAVKASSVPASGLTTVSVVKMPITGISEKGRGASVEAQSERGGNSKPLKEKTTKAERRALQEAQRAAKAAAKADGSKTPSVAATVTASTSAAANVKPSKATKLVSQTSVAASEKKGGGERLPEKERKKEVPHPRMQYDDTSRVEKAKRRSVVKQTEARNRVELFRHLPQYEHGTQLPDLESKFFQLDPVHPAVYKVGLQYLSGDISGGNARCIAMLLAFQEAIKDYSTPPEKNLSRDLTAKISSYVSFFIECRPLSVTMGNAIRFLKSRIAKLPLSMSESEAKASLQSEIERFITEKIILADKVIVKHAVSKIRDGDVLLTYGSSSAVEMLLLHAHELGKQFRVVVVDSRPKLEGQRLLRRLVGKGLSCTYTHINAASYIMHEVTRVFLGASSVLSNGTVYSRVGTACVAMVAHAFRVPVLVCCEAYKFHERVQLDSICSNELGDPDAISKIPGREEIYLDGQANCENLQPLNLIYDALPSDYVSMIITDYGMVPPTSVPVIVREYRREHLWM